The Polycladomyces zharkentensis genome includes a window with the following:
- the priA gene encoding primosomal protein N', translated as MCADRRIARVVVDVPSKETDRPFDYVVPESLLADTEIGSRVKVPFGPRTVMGYVVDLATSPSASLTRLKAIIDVLDVTPPLTPELVRLAFWLSEVCLCRKITALHAMVPAVLKGRYHRTLRVHPHAPPATALPDAERVLIERIEEKREVPLSQVLAWPGVNRTIIRRLIREKRLLLVEHVGDRATLRTVTWVKPALSPDELSRCLADIPARAVRQRAVMEHFIHHPEEISLPDLLSQAGATRSVVGKLVEKGWLTWEEREVYRDPYGEHAFERKPPLPLTDQQQQALDTILSALNSKKARTILLHGVTGSGKTEVYLQAIDATIRQGKQAIVLVPEISLTPQMVKRFKERFGSEVAVLHSGLSDGERYDEWRKIRSGEVRVAIGARSAIFAPFEQLGLIIIDEEHESSYKQEEQPKYHARDVALWRAREHGAAVVLGSATPAVESYFLARTGVYEWVTLPQRVNNRPFPTVDVVDMREELRQGNRSLFSRKLRTSLTQCVERGEQAVLLLNRRGYSTFVLCRDCGEAMMCPHCDISLTYHQTNRTLRCHYCGYATQVPSTCPACSGTHIRYFGTGTQRVEEELARLFPGIRVIRMDVDTTSRKGAHERLLKAFGSGQADVLLGTQMIAKGLDFPRVTLVGVIAADTSLYLPDFRAAERTFQLLMQVSGRAGRHQLPGRVVIQTYNPEHYSVDLAARYQTESFYRQECRLRKQHRYPPFCGLFTLLLTHPDRAALMRAAHQAAIRLQQDRLPGVEVLGPVPAPIPRLKDRYRMQVMVKYNVEMDSANSLLHRLRELEDILDDPRLKWSVDRDGRID; from the coding sequence ATGTGCGCTGATCGAAGGATTGCCCGAGTGGTTGTCGACGTGCCGAGCAAGGAGACGGATCGGCCGTTTGATTATGTGGTACCAGAATCCCTGCTTGCAGATACCGAGATTGGTTCACGGGTGAAGGTGCCGTTCGGACCGCGAACCGTGATGGGATATGTAGTGGATCTTGCAACGTCTCCTTCCGCATCCCTCACCCGGTTGAAAGCCATCATCGACGTACTGGACGTCACCCCGCCGCTTACTCCCGAATTGGTCCGGTTGGCATTTTGGCTGTCCGAAGTCTGCCTGTGCCGGAAAATCACCGCATTGCACGCCATGGTACCCGCGGTGTTGAAGGGACGGTACCACCGCACGTTGCGTGTCCATCCGCATGCCCCACCGGCAACCGCGTTGCCCGATGCAGAGAGAGTCCTGATTGAACGCATCGAGGAAAAACGGGAGGTACCGCTGTCACAGGTGTTGGCGTGGCCGGGTGTCAATCGGACCATCATTCGGCGACTGATCCGGGAAAAGCGGTTGTTGCTGGTTGAACACGTGGGGGACCGGGCGACATTGCGAACCGTCACATGGGTGAAACCGGCGCTTTCACCGGACGAGCTGTCCCGATGCCTGGCGGACATCCCCGCCCGTGCCGTTCGTCAACGTGCGGTGATGGAACATTTTATTCATCATCCGGAAGAAATCTCCCTCCCGGATTTGCTCTCACAAGCGGGCGCCACCCGTTCCGTCGTCGGAAAGTTGGTGGAAAAAGGGTGGCTTACTTGGGAAGAGCGTGAGGTATATCGGGACCCATACGGTGAACACGCGTTTGAACGCAAGCCGCCTTTGCCATTGACGGATCAGCAACAACAGGCGTTGGACACCATCCTTTCCGCGTTGAACAGCAAAAAAGCGCGCACCATTCTGTTGCATGGGGTGACGGGAAGCGGCAAAACGGAAGTATATTTGCAGGCGATCGATGCCACCATCCGGCAGGGGAAACAGGCGATTGTGCTGGTTCCGGAGATTTCGCTCACACCGCAAATGGTGAAACGGTTCAAGGAGCGATTCGGCTCCGAGGTCGCGGTTTTGCACAGTGGATTGTCCGACGGCGAGCGGTATGATGAGTGGCGCAAAATCCGCTCCGGCGAGGTGCGGGTCGCAATCGGGGCGCGTTCAGCCATTTTCGCCCCGTTTGAACAGCTGGGATTGATCATCATCGACGAGGAGCACGAGTCCAGTTACAAACAGGAGGAACAGCCCAAATACCACGCCCGCGACGTCGCGCTGTGGCGCGCCCGGGAGCATGGGGCTGCGGTGGTGTTGGGTTCGGCCACTCCTGCGGTGGAAAGCTACTTCTTGGCCCGGACGGGCGTGTATGAGTGGGTCACTCTTCCTCAACGGGTAAACAATCGCCCCTTTCCCACCGTGGATGTGGTGGATATGCGGGAGGAATTGCGCCAAGGAAACCGTTCCCTGTTCAGCCGCAAGTTGCGCACCTCCCTCACCCAATGTGTCGAACGGGGGGAACAGGCCGTCTTGCTGCTGAATCGGCGGGGTTACTCCACATTTGTGCTCTGCCGGGATTGTGGGGAAGCGATGATGTGTCCACACTGCGACATTTCGCTCACCTATCACCAAACCAATCGCACCCTGCGTTGCCACTATTGCGGATATGCGACACAGGTCCCCTCCACCTGTCCCGCATGCAGCGGTACGCACATTCGTTATTTCGGCACGGGTACCCAACGGGTGGAAGAAGAGTTGGCCCGTCTGTTTCCGGGAATACGGGTGATTCGGATGGATGTGGACACGACCAGCCGAAAGGGAGCGCACGAGCGCCTGTTGAAGGCGTTTGGCAGCGGCCAGGCAGACGTGCTGTTGGGGACACAGATGATCGCCAAAGGACTGGATTTCCCTCGGGTGACACTGGTAGGTGTCATCGCGGCGGACACGTCGCTGTATTTGCCGGACTTTCGTGCCGCTGAGCGGACATTCCAATTACTGATGCAGGTGAGCGGACGTGCCGGTCGCCATCAGTTGCCCGGCCGTGTGGTGATCCAGACTTACAATCCCGAACACTACAGTGTGGATCTGGCGGCTCGTTACCAGACGGAATCGTTTTACCGGCAGGAATGCCGGTTGCGCAAACAACACCGCTATCCGCCTTTTTGCGGTTTGTTTACGCTGTTGTTGACGCACCCGGACCGGGCGGCACTGATGCGTGCTGCCCACCAGGCAGCCATCAGATTGCAACAGGACCGTTTGCCCGGCGTGGAAGTGTTGGGGCCGGTGCCGGCGCCGATCCCCCGCTTAAAAGATCGGTATCGCATGCAGGTAATGGTGAAATATAATGTAGAAATGGATTCCGCGAACAGTTTGTTGCACCGGTTGCGTGAACTGGAAGACATATTGGACGATCCCCGGCTGAAATGGAGCGTGGACCGGGACGGCCGGATTGATTAA